One region of Micromonospora ureilytica genomic DNA includes:
- a CDS encoding helix-turn-helix transcriptional regulator, giving the protein MTSSPVQTHQFDSRDPAAIQEFLSATYDPKLRIQSRNGYRLTHQRMDTGPFAIATTRQTGHLQIDASTLGGLVIGSTRTARVDRSCAGSAHRFGPGDVFLVTRPEEPCAVRWHPGEVELCILDLSVLAQVATTAPARRPGRIQFTELGATSTALARQWRNTTSFVRDVVLNSPTAGAQSLVIGNAARMLAAAALAVFPNTAFTEPTAADRNDATTATLRRAIAFLEEHADRDISAVDIASAAGVSLRAVQLAFRRHLGTTPMAHLRRIRLVRAHHDLVRADPRQETVSAIASRWGFASHSRFTARYHASYGVPPRETLHT; this is encoded by the coding sequence ATGACGTCATCGCCAGTGCAGACCCACCAGTTCGACAGCCGTGACCCGGCGGCCATCCAGGAATTCCTGTCCGCCACGTACGACCCGAAGCTGCGCATTCAGAGCAGGAACGGATACCGGCTCACCCATCAGCGCATGGACACCGGCCCCTTCGCCATCGCGACCACCCGTCAGACCGGACACCTGCAGATCGATGCCAGTACCCTCGGCGGGCTGGTCATCGGTAGTACCCGCACCGCCCGCGTCGATCGCTCCTGTGCCGGATCGGCTCACCGGTTCGGCCCCGGCGACGTCTTCCTCGTCACCAGGCCGGAGGAGCCCTGCGCCGTCCGCTGGCATCCCGGCGAGGTGGAGCTCTGCATACTGGACCTGTCGGTGCTGGCGCAGGTGGCCACCACCGCGCCGGCCCGCCGGCCCGGTCGGATCCAGTTCACCGAGCTCGGTGCCACCAGTACGGCCCTCGCCCGGCAGTGGCGCAACACCACGAGTTTCGTCCGCGACGTCGTGTTGAACAGCCCGACCGCCGGGGCGCAGTCGCTGGTGATCGGCAACGCCGCCCGGATGCTGGCCGCGGCGGCGCTCGCGGTATTCCCCAACACCGCGTTCACCGAACCGACCGCCGCGGACCGGAACGACGCCACCACCGCCACGCTGCGCCGGGCGATAGCGTTCCTGGAGGAGCACGCCGACCGGGACATCAGCGCGGTCGACATCGCCAGCGCGGCCGGCGTCTCCCTCCGGGCGGTGCAACTCGCCTTCCGCCGTCATCTCGGCACCACTCCCATGGCCCACCTGCGTCGGATCCGGCTCGTTCGGGCACACCACGACCTGGTACGCGCCGACCCACGCCAGGAGACGGTCTCGGCGATCGCCAGTCGGTGGGGGTTCGCCAGCCACAGCAGGTTCACCGCGCGATACCACGCCAGCTACGGTGTGCCGCCACGCGAGACGCTGCACACCTGA
- a CDS encoding winged helix-turn-helix transcriptional regulator, with amino-acid sequence MPAQDPAGPTQEFVSDVFARGCTSRAAFEDVTSKWASLALLALGEGRYRFNALRRRIDGVSERMLSQTLQTLERDGMLTREVLTAIPPRVEYSLTPLGARVAEQLRGLADLLEASVPELQTARDSRERDQG; translated from the coding sequence ATGCCGGCCCAGGACCCGGCGGGGCCTACCCAGGAATTCGTCAGCGATGTCTTCGCGCGGGGGTGCACCTCCCGTGCGGCCTTCGAGGATGTCACCTCGAAGTGGGCCTCGCTGGCCCTGTTGGCGCTCGGCGAGGGCCGCTACCGGTTCAACGCGCTGCGCCGCCGCATCGACGGCGTCAGCGAGCGGATGCTCTCCCAGACCCTGCAGACCCTCGAACGGGACGGAATGCTCACCCGCGAGGTGCTCACCGCGATCCCGCCGCGCGTCGAATACTCGCTGACCCCCCTCGGCGCCCGGGTCGCCGAGCAACTGCGTGGCCTCGCCGATCTGCTGGAGGCCTCGGTGCCCGAGTTGCAGACCGCCCGCGACAGCCGCGAGCGCGACCAGGGCTAG
- a CDS encoding SDR family oxidoreductase, giving the protein MPTYAITGATGRLGRLVIEQLLDSGVPAVEIAAIVRSPEKAADLAARGIEIRKANYDDPSTLPGAVAGVRRLLLISGDTPGQRVAQHTAVIDAAKLAGVERLVYTSILKADTTANPLAPEHKATEEVLAASGLAHTVLRNSWYIENYTDQLPQYLGSGTILGATGGSKISAATRVDYAGAAVAALTRAEDGNAVYELGGTAFTFDELAEAVTEVTGTTVVHQDMSAAELASALENVGLDAGTAGFVAALDHSIANGELATDSDDLSRLLGRPSIPLRDAIRAARA; this is encoded by the coding sequence ATGCCCACCTATGCCATCACCGGCGCCACCGGCCGGCTGGGCCGCCTGGTGATCGAGCAGCTGCTCGACAGCGGCGTACCCGCCGTCGAGATCGCCGCCATCGTGCGCAGCCCGGAGAAGGCCGCCGACCTGGCCGCACGCGGGATCGAGATCCGCAAGGCCAACTACGACGACCCGTCGACGCTGCCCGGCGCCGTGGCCGGCGTACGCCGCCTGCTGCTCATCTCCGGCGACACTCCCGGTCAGCGCGTCGCGCAGCACACCGCGGTCATCGACGCCGCCAAGCTCGCCGGGGTGGAGCGCCTCGTCTACACCAGCATCCTGAAGGCCGACACCACCGCGAACCCGCTCGCTCCGGAGCACAAGGCCACCGAGGAGGTTCTCGCCGCGTCCGGTCTGGCCCACACGGTGCTGCGCAACAGCTGGTACATCGAGAACTACACCGACCAGCTGCCGCAGTACCTGGGGTCCGGCACGATCCTCGGCGCCACCGGCGGCAGCAAGATCTCCGCCGCGACCCGGGTCGACTACGCCGGGGCGGCCGTGGCCGCGCTGACCCGCGCGGAGGACGGCAACGCCGTCTACGAACTGGGCGGCACCGCGTTCACCTTCGACGAGCTGGCCGAGGCCGTCACCGAGGTGACCGGCACCACAGTCGTCCACCAGGACATGTCCGCCGCCGAGCTGGCCTCGGCCCTGGAGAACGTCGGCCTGGACGCGGGCACGGCCGGTTTCGTCGCCGCGCTCGACCACTCGATCGCCAACGGCGAGCTGGCGACCGACAGCGACGACCTCAGCCGGCTGCTCGGCCGGCCGAGCATTCCGCTGCGCGACGCCATCCGGGCCGCGCGGGCCTGA
- a CDS encoding GNAT family N-acetyltransferase has protein sequence MSDGDFVVRAAVPEDDPERVFDVLWQLAPDDARPDATRLATAWPALHAQAGRRLLLAVAGDTFVGTVDTLVAPNLTHGARPYMLVENVVVAPGWRRRGVARALMLAALDDAAAAGCYKVQLVSNAARTEAHRFYASIGFAQSAVGYRRYLTAVP, from the coding sequence GTGAGCGACGGCGACTTCGTCGTCCGCGCCGCCGTGCCGGAGGACGACCCCGAGCGGGTCTTCGACGTGCTGTGGCAGCTCGCTCCCGACGACGCACGGCCGGACGCCACCCGGCTGGCCACCGCCTGGCCCGCCCTGCACGCGCAGGCTGGCCGGCGCCTCCTGCTGGCCGTCGCCGGGGACACCTTCGTGGGCACCGTGGACACCCTCGTCGCCCCGAACCTCACCCACGGCGCGCGACCGTACATGCTGGTGGAGAACGTGGTGGTCGCACCCGGATGGCGCCGTCGTGGGGTCGCCCGGGCCCTCATGCTCGCGGCGCTCGACGACGCGGCGGCGGCCGGCTGCTACAAGGTCCAACTGGTGTCGAACGCCGCGCGCACCGAGGCCCATCGGTTCTACGCGTCAATCGGCTTCGCGCAGTCCGCTGTCGGTTACCGCCGATATCTCACCGCCGTGCCGTGA
- a CDS encoding ion transporter, with protein MSDAPVPAPRGGPSTPPRHRSGWTDRCDRLARSRPFEIAIVVVILANGIVLGLETYDDLSPAGTALHGLELFFRAVFVVEIAVRLAAYGRRPQDFFRHGWNVFDFVVIAAIFIPGLHGDPALLRVVRVARMVRLVRFSPGLRTIVSALWRSLPGVTGFLALAVVTLYVYGMAGWLIFGNRYPEEYGDIGRSLLTLFVLLSLETLPDLIEQGMAISPWTLLYYVSYVVITVNLLLNILIAVIVNSMEEARRLEMTERLAPGYDEDGDGVPDEVDRIALTQRLDDLRAVITELERELRIDRDDGHGRPLRDNARVRR; from the coding sequence GTGAGTGACGCACCCGTGCCCGCCCCGCGGGGTGGGCCGTCCACACCACCGCGGCACCGCTCGGGTTGGACCGACCGTTGCGACCGACTCGCCCGGTCCCGCCCCTTCGAGATCGCCATCGTCGTGGTCATCCTCGCCAACGGCATCGTTCTCGGCCTGGAGACGTACGACGACCTGAGCCCGGCGGGCACCGCGCTGCACGGGCTGGAGCTGTTCTTCCGGGCCGTCTTCGTCGTGGAGATCGCCGTCCGGCTGGCCGCCTACGGCAGGCGCCCACAGGACTTCTTCCGACACGGCTGGAACGTCTTCGACTTCGTGGTGATCGCGGCGATCTTCATTCCGGGCCTGCACGGCGACCCGGCGCTGCTGCGGGTCGTGCGGGTCGCCCGGATGGTTCGCCTGGTGCGGTTCTCGCCGGGTCTGCGGACCATCGTCTCCGCGCTGTGGCGCAGTCTGCCGGGCGTCACCGGGTTCCTCGCTCTGGCCGTGGTGACGCTCTACGTGTACGGCATGGCCGGCTGGCTGATCTTCGGCAACAGGTATCCGGAGGAGTACGGCGACATCGGCCGATCGCTGCTGACGTTGTTCGTGCTGTTGTCGCTGGAGACGCTGCCGGACCTCATCGAGCAGGGCATGGCGATCTCGCCGTGGACGCTGCTCTACTACGTCAGCTACGTGGTCATCACCGTCAACCTGCTGCTCAACATCCTCATCGCGGTCATCGTGAACTCCATGGAGGAGGCCCGCCGGTTGGAGATGACCGAGCGACTGGCCCCCGGGTACGACGAGGACGGCGACGGCGTACCGGACGAGGTGGACCGCATCGCGCTCACCCAACGGCTGGACGACCTGCGGGCGGTCATCACCGAGCTGGAACGGGAGCTGCGCATCGACCGGGACGACGGGCACGGCCGCCCCCTCCGGGACAACGCCCGCGTCAGACGGTAA